The nucleotide window CAGCGCTGAAAATCTGCGCCAAACTTCGGGATATCGGATATTCTTTACCACCTCTTTTAAAAATATCCATAATTGATGTTCTCCTAAGCAATGAAGTGAGCTTGAAATAATTCCTGCTGTGCTCACTATATGCATTTCAAAAGGAATTATGCTTATGTAGGTTGTATTCTCAGGTTCGGCTCACCTTCGGCGAAGTTTCAAAAGCGAAGGCTTATCAAACGCTTTCACGATACCTTTAATAACCGGTCGAATAATTTTTGCCTTCGATGTTGTAAGCAAGAGATTGCAGGTTGAGGCGGTCGCCACCATTGCCGCCGTTACCTTGTCCAATGTTGGAATAGGTATAAGTTTCCGAATACCCTGTGCCTACCGTGACCGAGAGCAACAAGCCTTTGAAGATGCTGGTTTGGTTGTTGTCATAATTGTAAGTGACCGTTGGCGTCGAAGCTACACCTGACGCGCCCGCCGTGTTGTAGCTGATGCTGGTTAAACGATTCAACGTGTCATAGGAATATGTGGTGATGACGCCTCTGGCATCGGTGCGGGTTGCGACCGCACCGAAATCGGTGTAGGAGTATTTCATCGTCCACAGCGTCCCCGTGCCGTCATTGATGGTCGCCGTCTGTTCAGGGATTTTCTCGAATAGCAACCTGCCCGCCGCGTCGTACTTGAAGGATTAGCTATCGGGTTCACATTGAATTCCGCGACTTACCCAAAAAACTGGTTAGTTTGGATAATGATATTAAAGCAAGATGAACCAATGTGGTTATCACTATCGCTCCTAATGTTCCCTTGTGGGTTGCCAGTATAGGTGTGAATATAGGAAACAGCAATGTCCCCAAAAATACAACCCTCAATCCCTCGGAACTTGTGAAACCTCCCCCCAAAAAACTTGCTTCAACCATCATGTAAAGCGGGCCTAATATCCATATTCCAAGAAGCAGGAAGATTGCTCGAATTTCAAAGGGAAACTCAAGACTCTTCCAAAATTTTAAAATAACCACGTAGCTTAACAGGGTAGTAACAGGCAAAATAGCAGTAAGAAGAAGTACGTCCATCCCGGAAAAATTATTTCCTCTAGCAAGATGCAATAAAATACTAGGAAGCCAGAAAACGAGTCCCCCAATTCCAAAATGTTTTACCAATGCTATTAATTTAGCCATGTTTACTTACCTTCCTTTACTCTCTTAAGCAGAAATACAGTATAAGAGGATTAAACGAATAGCGAATCCTTGGTATGTTAATCACCACTACACGATAAGCATGACAAAAAGCACTTGGCATGAGTCTTTATTTTAATTCTCCTTTAATAAAAAGGAGTTGTGGAAACGTGGATGTTAAAATCAGGACAGCGGTAATAATTAAGAGGGCATATAATGTTCCGTCGAAAACTGACATCGAAAATGTAGTGATAGGAAAGACAAGAGTTCCAAATAGTAACCTAACCCATGCTCCGCTTTGAGCAAAACCACCGCCTGTATAACTGGCGCTTATGAACATAAAAAAAGGACCTAAAATCCATATCCCTAATAGAATTGAAATGGAGAATAATCGTTTGCTTATACCCCAATATTTCAACCAACGATATACTAATACCAAGATGCCCGCAATTAATGAAGGCATAAAATATGTAAGGAAAATTTCATCTCTTCTAGAAAACTCATTCCCCCTGATTGCATGAAGAAACACGCTCGGAATCCAATATATGCTCCCTCCTATGACTGTATTAGCTAAAGCTACCTTATGGATTTTCATGTCTTTAATTACCTCCAACTTTTTAACTTTCTTTACATAACGCAATAGTTCGGACACGGTTTACTGGGCGACCTGCTGTAAGGTATAGATTTTTGTAGGCGGTTGAATTTCTTCATAGTTAGAGGTTGTCTAAACTTGCAAAAAAATCATCTTTGAACCTACCGCTTATTGATTCTAAAGAACTTTTTGTCTATAAAAACTGTCCGAAGTAGTGTTCTATGGAAGATTGCAAAAAGAATTACAAATCTCAAATGCTGTAATATGGGCAGCAGTTTGACAAGCATAAAATGCTTCTGCTGATGGGGAAATACTACAGGCATAAGCAGTATCCATTAATTGAATATAAAACCTCCTACAATTATTGGTGCAGGTGTTTGAAGCAGCTCTGCATACTATTTGTGCCCCTACGCAATAATATGATACCTGTCCTGCGCCCGATGCTGTTTTGCATTTCTTTCTATAATAATTGCAACTGGTAGTTCCCGGACAACTACAACCGCCTCCACCACCGAAGGCACTTCCATCAGCATCAATGGGATTCCCACAACGGTCAAACTCACAGCTTGAAAATTCCGGCGGACAATAAAACGGCACATTCGGGCTTTGGCAAGGACCTTGGGCATTCAAGCCGCGTGGGTCAGTTAACAGAATCGGGTCATTGACGACATAGCTGTAGCGGCTCAACTTCTGCGGTTGCTGGTAATGATTATTCCCTTTGTTCCCGCCACAAGTCATTCTTTTTGCGGCTTTGAATCCCTTATCAAGCAGTGGGTCAACGGTCTCGAATCTGCCGATTGCTAAGCTGTAATAGCGATTAACGGCATAATCCAAGCCAATCTCTGAGTCGCGTTCATAACTGGTGAAGCGATGCTTGTCTGATTCGCCGCTCACGCCCAACTCTTCACCAAACGGCAAATGGGCTTGTCTGCCGACGACTGTGCCACTCGCATCCAACACCACTCTCGCGCTCAACCGGTCACTCAAAAAATAGCGGGTGTTGCCATTTTCGATTTTGGCAATCAACTTGCTCCCCGTGTTGATGTATCGGGTGATGACCGCGCCGGTCGCGCCGTTGTGTTCGGCAAGTACCTGAAAGCCTTCCCAGACATAATGGGTAATGGTCGCGCCAACGGTTTTTTTCACCCTGCGGTTCTTGTGGTCGTAAGCATAGACACTCGCGCCGCTATCGGCTGCGACGATGCGGTTTTCAGCGTCAAACACATAGCTGTGCTGTCCGTCGCTGGTGACATTGCCCGCGTTGTCGTAAGTGTAATTCAACGTCGCGCCTTGCGTGACCGAAGTGATGCGATTAGTCGCGGTTCCGCCTGATTGTTGCAAGGTGATGGATTGGATTTGATTGCCGCCTGTGGTGGCATCCCACATTCCTGTGCGATTGCCCCAGCGGTCATAGGCAAAGCGGCGTTGGGCTGATGTTGCATTGGTCGTTTGATAGGAGGTGACTAACCGACTCAATAAATCATAAGTGTAACTGGCGCTCTCGGTCGTTGAGTTAATCGTGCCGCTGATGCTCATCAATTGCCCGCTATTACCGGCGGTTGAGCCGACGCCATTTTGTCCGGCGGCGGCGGCATAGTTGTAGGTCAAATTCAGCAAACTGGTCGCCCCCTTGGTTGCCGTTTGCGAGGTCAGTTGCATTCGATTGGTGTCATAGCCGAAGGTTTCGTTGATTACTGTGCCACTGGTGTTCAAGGTATCGCCGGTCACTTGCCCCGCATTGTTGTAGGCTACGTTGCTCAACCACGCCACGCCTGAAGAGTTCTTCAACTTCAACAAGCGCCCTTTGTTGTCGTACTCAGGATAGAGGTGCCCGATTTGTGTGCGTTGATTGGCTTGGTTGTATTGATAACTGGTCGAATAATTTTTGCCTTCGATGTTGTAAGCAAGAGATTGCAGATTGAGGCGGTCGCCACCATTCGCGCCGTTACCTTGTCCAATGTTGGAATAGGTATAAGTTTCCGAATACCCTGTGCCTACCGTGACCGAGAGCAACAAGCCTTTGAAGATGCTGGTTTGATTGTTGTCATAAGTGTAAGTGATGGTTGGCGTCGCTGCCACCCCCGATGCCCCGCTGGTGTTGTAGCTGATGCTGGTTAAACGATTCAAGCTGTCATAGGAATAGGTGGTGATGACGCCTCTGGCATCGGTGCGGGTTGCGACTGCACCGAAATCGGTGTAGGCGTATTTCATCGTCCACAGCGTTCCCGTGCCGTCATTGATGGTCGCCGTCTGTTCGGGGATTTTTTCATAAAGCAAATGTCCTGCCGCGTCATATTTGAACGAGCGAATCTGTCCGCCCTGATTGACCTGCGTCAGACGGTC belongs to Acidobacteriota bacterium and includes:
- a CDS encoding RHS repeat domain-containing protein → MLFEKIPEQTATINDGTGTLWTMKYSYTDFGAVATRTDARGVITTYSYDTLNRLTSISYNTAGASGVASTPTVTYNYDNNQTSIFKGLLLSVTVGTGYSETYTYSNIGQGNGGNGGDRLNLQSLAYNIEGKNYSTGY
- a CDS encoding RHS repeat-associated core domain-containing protein, translating into MTERNNRVSRIRISPFKFVGYLNEAQIFTALGVDANGEIVHGAKFSWETSDRNILTIDDTGRATFLQPGQARLICRAGAAQGEAIYGGPTFTQRTETATNAPNATYAYSTSSGVYVITRPDNSTLRLTPGSLGITQSEIRTSGGTTVAKTVYTYANDAGGQPQVQTITSYDDTNTASKVDFSYDQYGNITDKREYGNQIGGQWKVRRRTHNTYVPYQQYVDAYLRSLLQTVEIYDAQENTNDGDDVLIAKTEYQYDNTTVTTYSGANPPGYIASYNGTTHGNPTTVKEWTNISSNTFDTHTRNYDMFGNRVKEQISCCNEKSYTFGQNTYWSKAEQATRGNTSGIYLTDAMSYSFNSGNLQTNTDPNGQITAYSYGSGNLLTGTTSPTGATNSTSYNGWGLPSSTTQQYVEGGVTKTITTSTVYDGWGQAIQEINEHGGQVNMAYNNLGRMTSRTHPFQAGGTPAPATTYQYDTLGRGTVITTPDSNTVTTAYNGKITTVTDQVNRKIKREVDSLGRLIKVTEQEVTTGALSQETAYTYDMADRLTQVNQGGQIRSFKYDAAGHLLYEKIPEQTATINDGTGTLWTMKYAYTDFGAVATRTDARGVITTYSYDSLNRLTSISYNTSGASGVAATPTITYTYDNNQTSIFKGLLLSVTVGTGYSETYTYSNIGQGNGANGGDRLNLQSLAYNIEGKNYSTSYQYNQANQRTQIGHLYPEYDNKGRLLKLKNSSGVAWLSNVAYNNAGQVTGDTLNTSGTVINETFGYDTNRMQLTSQTATKGATSLLNLTYNYAAAAGQNGVGSTAGNSGQLMSISGTINSTTESASYTYDLLSRLVTSYQTTNATSAQRRFAYDRWGNRTGMWDATTGGNQIQSITLQQSGGTATNRITSVTQGATLNYTYDNAGNVTSDGQHSYVFDAENRIVAADSGASVYAYDHKNRRVKKTVGATITHYVWEGFQVLAEHNGATGAVITRYINTGSKLIAKIENGNTRYFLSDRLSARVVLDASGTVVGRQAHLPFGEELGVSGESDKHRFTSYERDSEIGLDYAVNRYYSLAIGRFETVDPLLDKGFKAAKRMTCGGNKGNNHYQQPQKLSRYSYVVNDPILLTDPRGLNAQGPCQSPNVPFYCPPEFSSCEFDRCGNPIDADGSAFGGGGGCSCPGTTSCNYYRKKCKTASGAGQVSYYCVGAQIVCRAASNTCTNNCRRFYIQLMDTAYACSISPSAEAFYACQTAAHITAFEICNSFCNLP